The following nucleotide sequence is from Myxococcales bacterium.
ACTATTTAAAGGGTTTTTTGGAGGTTGGTATCCCTTTAAGCTCTAAGAGTTCACCGAGTGTGTCGTCCCCTGTAATTATCCATCTTTCATAAATTCTCATGAGGTCGACATCGCTTCTGGCGTTGTTCCAAGGAGCTATGGAGGATATCACATCGACAAACTGTTCGAACTTTTTTGCCAATTCCAAATATAGATCGGAAAACGCCCCACAATCTTTATGTATTTTAGCCAAGGCCCCGTAGGCCGATTCGCCGATTCCTATGTAGTATGAGATGTCCATCAGGCCGCTATGGATGTTATCCCCGAAGAAACCGGAGACGACAAGCGCTTTATCGCCGACCTGTCTCAGGCATTTTACGCGCATAGCCGATCCGCCTGTTAGGGCCTCTAAAAGCATTATGGAAAGGGGTTTTTCGACGGCGTCATCCCCCTTGAACATCACGAGCCCTTCCGCGTTGTGGAATTCCTGGAGAAGATTGACGATATAAAATTCCACGATGTCATCGGTGTGAACATGCATCTTCTCAAAGGCGTGCCTGACATCTTCGTGCAAGACCTGCGCGAGCTTATCGCCGTGTATTATGGTCGTTTGGCCCATATCCCCTCACCGGAAGCCCAATTTTGCAATTATCATACCAGAAAAACAGATTTTTATGAATACTTACGGGTAGATACCTCTTTTTGCAGGGTTCAGATATTGCCGTGCATATGGGTGGCCTCTTTCTCCGCGATCTCCTGCGGGAGCTCTAAAGTGGGTTTAAAGAGGTTTTTGGAGACCCTCTTCATTAGGATCGTCCCCACTATCGCCTTTATTACGTAGTTTGTGGCCATCCAGAGGATGGTGATCGCGAAGAGCATTTCCCTTGGAGATATCCTGCCGCTTTCGAATAGGGGGCTCGTTATATATGGGCTTAGAAGTTCGACCATCGCCGCATTTGTAGTGCCAAGCCCCCCGGGAGTTATGGGCAGCGTCCCTATCATGAAGACGACCGGAACATTTCCGAGTATTCTGATGATGGGGCATGATACGTCGAAAGTCTGGAGGACGATGTACATATAAAATATTATAGCCATGTGTATCGGAGCGCGTGTGATAGCTATTCTCACATAGTCGGATATCCCAGCTTGGCTGAAGATCTGAAATATATCTCGCTCCTTTATCTTGCGAAGTACGGAGCGTATGAACCCATGGCCATCTATCTTCTTAGGCATCATTTTCCAGAACATCATCCAGATCGCGGCGCCTGAGTAAGTAATCAGCGCCACTATTTGTATGGTGCGCTTCAGATCGATCCCGCCGATATTGTAGTCTTGCAGGGATGAGCCGATGAATGCCAGCGTTATGATCCAAAGGAGATCCACGAATACGATGAACAGGAATATTCCCAACGCTCGGAATATAGGGGTGTTGTATTTTCTTCTCAGATAATAGGCGAACGCGGCCTGGCTGGCCGGATAGTTTACTATCATCACCAGGTATGTGACGCCGCGCCCGAGCAGCAATCCGCCAAGGGTCGCTGCATAACCGAATCTCTTCATGAGATCTTTAATGCTCCAGGCGTCGAGGAAATAGAGGAGGAAAAAGTAGATTAGAGAAAAAGAGAGAAAGGCGGGGATGTTCACGTAGGCGAGCGATTCCCAAACTTTTTTAGGCGGGTACTGCCAAAAGAGGTAGAAGAATATCGCTGCGGCTATCATCCAAGGGACTAAGTGTTTGATATTATGATATATTTTCTTCATGAGAATTTAGGCAACTTTTCGCTCCAGCGTTCGATAAGAGGCGTGAGGGTAGGTAACAACTTCTTTACTGTCAATACGCTTTAAGTTTCAGGTATTGGCGGGGTAAGGGGGAAGAGTAGCTCCGCCACCTTTAGTCCCCCATCTCTTTCCCCTATTTCGAGCCCGTGAGATCGAAGGATCTCGCGGGCTCTTTTATTTCTCATTCTTGTAGCCGATGCAGACTATGTATCTTTCGGATGATGTTTTTCTCGTCGCTTCGGGTACGACCACCCTGACTGTTTTAAAATTCATTTTCAGTTTTTTGACGAAGCCTTCAAATTCATCGCCGGGAAATATTTTAGCCAAAAAATTCCCATCCTGTTTTAGAAGATGCGCGCATGATTCGAATGCCAGGTTTGCAAGTTCGTACGATCTGTATGCGTCGGCAAAGGCCACTCCTGAAATATTAGGGGCCATGTCGCTTACGACCGCGTCCGCTTTGTCACCGCTCTTGGCCAAAATTTCCATGAGAAGTTTTTTCTCAGCGATGTCGCCGAGGAAAAATGTGCAATTTTTAGGAACCTGGATTTTTAGAGGGAGTATGTCGATGCCCACTACTTTCCCCTTCGGGCCTACCATCGCGGAGAGTTCCTGCATCCATCCGCCGGGCGCACTTCCCAGCTCGATGACGGTGCCGCCCTTGCGCATCAGGGCGAATCGCTTCTGCAGCTCGAAAAGCTTGTAGGCGGCACGAGAGGCTTTTCCTTCGCGTTTGGCCTTTTTGTAGAAGTGGTCTTTTCTCTCGTATCCCATTTCGATGTTGTTTTCTGACCCATACAGAAAAGCCCCTCGATCGAGGGGCTTTAAAATAATCGAGTCTTCTTTTAGATCCGCTTTATCTCGCTTTTTACCAGTTTTTCGGCAACCAGCCAGTCGCTGATATGATCTCCAGGCTTGCCGGATCTCTTGAGGTAGATTTCATAGGCCTTTCGCTGGATCATCTCGTTGATCTGTTCAGCGCTGTAAAATTTGGCCTCTTTTTTCGGCGGCTGTTTTTTTGTTGTTTTGGAAACCGCCTTCTCCCTGTTTTTTTTCAATACCAGTTTCTTCAGCATAAATACCTCCGTTGGTTCCCGGATTTTATATACCGATATAGGTTATATAAACAACAAAAATCTTTTGAAAATACGCCTGAAATGTGGTTTTCTGCAAATTTTTCAGCCGGAATGAAGGAAATATTTTTACGAGTCGAAAATGCTGCAATTTTGGCCCTATTTTGTTTGCTAATTAGGGGGGGTGAATGTAGATTCCACGATGCTTTCTCGTGGTTTGCAGACTGAAAGGAGGTATTAGGTGGGGGGGAATCTGAATCGTATTTTATCTAACAGAGAGTGGATACTTACGAACGGACTCGGTGGTTATGCGCTAGGTTTTGGCGATCTGATCAATAAACGAAAATATAATGGCCTGCTGATCTCTTCGGATGCTAAATTCAGAAGAAACCATCTTGTATCCTCGATCGAAGAGAAAGTTACCTCAGGCGAAGCCTCTTTTTTTCTTGATGCCACCCACTACAGCAATTGCGTTTATCCGAACGGCAATAACCACATACTAAAGAGCTGGCTGAGGCCCCACTTGTCGGTTTTCTACTCTGCATTGCCGCCCGATCCGAAGGTGCTGATACTGAAAGATGTTATGATGCCGATCGGGGTCAATGCCGTGATAGTAAGATATTCGAATATGGGAAGCTCGGACTTATTCCTTACGCTGAGGCCCAAGCTCTCTCTCAGGGACCACCATTTCATTAATTCACCGGGCAGTCTGTCGAATACCGGTTTTATCAAAAACTACTCCGAAAATAGGGTTGAAATTCGCAGGGAGGATAATGGAATCGGCGTCAACGTATTCTGGTCGGACGGCGAGGTCGTAGATGAACACATAATCTACGGGTCGGTGTACTATCCGACAGAGGCCGCTAGGGGATACGATTCCGTCGAGGATCTCGTTTCACCATTTCGCCTCGAAATTTCACTCAAGCGCGGCGAGGAGAGGTATATCATATTTTCGGCGGATGAAGTTGTGGATCCTAAAAAACTCTACAAGGACGCTGTCCAGAGATATGAAAAGATGCCGATCTCCGAGGACCATCCAAGGAAGGTGAAATCCTCCTCGGTTTCGAGGTTCAAGCATGAGGGGCTTGAATTCAGTCATGCCGATTATTTGAAACTTCTCGATGCGATATGCCGCGATTTCATAGTTGGTGAGCGCGATGTGATAGCCGGCTATCCATGGTTTGGTCCATGGGGGAGGGATACCCTCATTTCGATGGAAGGCTTCGGAAGGCTCAAAGGGGGGAACGAACTCGCCAGGAAGATTCTACTTTCATACTGCGATGGAATCAGGGGCGCGATGATACCCAATACGTTTGGGGAAGGAGGGGAAGGGCTTAACTACGACACAGTTGATGCCCCTCTCTGGTTTGTCCTTCGCGCCTATCAGTTTGCCTCGAAGGAAGAAGTCGTTTTTCAAAAAGCCGTCCAGATAGTTTTGAACTTTATTTACGACACATCGCTACCATTTTTTATGGACACCGACGGGCTTGTAGAGATCAGGCAAGGGCCTTACGCTATGACATGGATGGATGCCAAGGTGTATGGAAACCCGGTAACTCCCAGAAATGGGAAACCGGTTGAGATAAATGCCCTCTGGTATAACGCCCTTTGTTCGCTGATCGAGATGATGAAATCGAGATCGATGAAATCTGTTTCCTGCGACGGATATTCCGCTGATGAAGAGGTACTAGTACTTCTCAAAGACAAGATAGCTGCTTCAATGCAGGGCTTTGTCTGTGGAGATTATCTCGCAGATAGGCTCGAATGCGGAGCGCAAATTTCAGAGATCAGGCCTAACGCAATGATCGCCCTTGGCCTTCCATTCGATTTCGTCAGCAAGGACGTAATAAAGTCGGCGTGGAAGGTAGCTGGCAGAGAGCTCTTAACGGCTTATGGGTTGAGAAGCCTTTCTCCCGAGCATCCCTCTTTCAAGGGGAAATACATAGGAAATCAGAAACAGCGCGACCTTGTATACCATCAGGGTACCGTATGGACCTTCCCTCTCGTTTATTTTGCGAAGGCGGCGGTGAAGGCCAATGATGGAGATATGAGCGGGGAAGATCTCTGCAGAGAGCTCTCATCGTATGTGTGGCATTTACGCAGGGGGATCATGAAAGGTGAATTTTCTTCCGTGGCTGAGGTCTGGGACGGTCTTGATCCGTATTTCCCCAAGGGATGCCCGGCTCAGGCTTGGAGCGCTTTTGCACTTTTGGAAATAGAAGGCATAATGCAGGATTTGGAGTGTTCGAAATGAAAGTTTTAATGATCACGTGGGAATTTCCCCCTTTCATAGCCGGGGGGCTCGGCATGGCGTGTTATGGCATCGCCAAATCGCTTCTTTCGGAAGGTGTGGAGATAGACCTGATTTTGCCTACTAAGGAGGAGGTTTACTTCCCTCTTCGCAAGCCTGACGATGCGGATCTTCTCCCTCTGGAGTTTCTCGACCCTGCCAGAAAAAAGCAGCTCAAGATCGAAAGCTACGCGAGTCTTTCCGAGAAGCTCAAGCTGGTGGGCGTTTCTGCCTATCCGGAATCGTATCTCACTCCGGGTTTTGATTTTGAAAGCTTCATAGAGTATGTTTGGAGCATGAACTTCAGGATGGAGCGCTCCGAAGTGGACAGGCTGCGAGCCCATCTTCGCGGTGACGAGCCGATATTCCGAAAAGTGCAGGAGCTGGCCTTTCGTGTGCTGAGCCATGTTCAGAAGATGTCTTTCGATGTGATACATGCCCACGACTGGCTTACATATCCCGCGGGAATAGCAGCTAAGGGACTTACAGGGAAGCCTTTGGTTTCGCATATACACGCGACGGAGTTCGACAGGGCAGGAGGGGTTGGCGACGACAGAATACACAATATAGAATATCAGGGTCTGAATGCGGCTGATCGCGTAGTTTCGGTTTCGCAATATACCGCGAGCATGATCATGAACCGCTACAGGATCGACAACAGGAAAATCAGAGTCGTAAGGAACGCCTATTCGGTTTCCCAGAATGTCGAGAATGAAAAAAAACGCCTCTTCAAGGATCCGCTGGTCCTCTTCCTCGGGAGAATAACCCTTCAGAAAGGCCCCGACTATTTTGTAGAAGTCGCCGAGCGCGTTTTGAAGCGATTCCCAAAGGTTCGGTTCATAATGGCAGGTACCGGAGATATGTTTTCCAGGATGCTGAAGAGAAGCGCGGTCAAAAGGCTTGGCGACCGTTTTCTTTTCTCCGGTTTTCTAAACAGGGATCAGGTCGAAAGAATTCTCTCGGCCACGGACATGTTCGTCATGCCCTCTGTCTCAGAGCCATTTGGAATAGTTCCGCTGGAGGCGATGGCTTTTGGTTCGCTTGCAATACTTTCAAAGCAGTCTGGCGTTTCGGAAGTGGTGGAGAACGCCTTCAAGGTGGATTTTTGGGACGTCGATAAGACCGCGGATATAATTGTGAGGATGCTCGAAAATCCTAACGAGATGAGAAGAATAGCTATGGCCGGAAAGGAAGAGGTTCTGGCTATCGGTTGGAAAAAGGCGGCGCAGGAGCTTGTGAGCGTCTATAGGGAATTCTAATGCAGCACATAGTATTCTATTTTCAAGTTCATCAGCCCTACAGGCTGAAACACCTCGGGGTTCTGGATATAGGGTCCGGCCAGGATGTTTTCGATGAGGAGCTAAACGCCGCCACCGTTCGCAAGGTTGGTGACAAGTGCTATCTTCCTGCAAACAAAGTTCTGGCGGAGCTTATCGACCGCTACGAAGGTAAATTCAAAGTTTCCTTCTCGATAACGGGAGTTGTGATTGAGCAGTTTAAAAAATACTATCCAGAGGTCCTGGATTCTTTCAAAGCGCTGGCCAGAACCGGCTGCGTC
It contains:
- a CDS encoding flippase-like domain-containing protein, whose product is MKKIYHNIKHLVPWMIAAAIFFYLFWQYPPKKVWESLAYVNIPAFLSFSLIYFFLLYFLDAWSIKDLMKRFGYAATLGGLLLGRGVTYLVMIVNYPASQAAFAYYLRRKYNTPIFRALGIFLFIVFVDLLWIITLAFIGSSLQDYNIGGIDLKRTIQIVALITYSGAAIWMMFWKMMPKKIDGHGFIRSVLRKIKERDIFQIFSQAGISDYVRIAITRAPIHMAIIFYMYIVLQTFDVSCPIIRILGNVPVVFMIGTLPITPGGLGTTNAAMVELLSPYITSPLFESGRISPREMLFAITILWMATNYVIKAIVGTILMKRVSKNLFKPTLELPQEIAEKEATHMHGNI
- a CDS encoding RlmE family RNA methyltransferase is translated as MGYERKDHFYKKAKREGKASRAAYKLFELQKRFALMRKGGTVIELGSAPGGWMQELSAMVGPKGKVVGIDILPLKIQVPKNCTFFLGDIAEKKLLMEILAKSGDKADAVVSDMAPNISGVAFADAYRSYELANLAFESCAHLLKQDGNFLAKIFPGDEFEGFVKKLKMNFKTVRVVVPEATRKTSSERYIVCIGYKNEK
- a CDS encoding DUF2934 domain-containing protein; this encodes MLKKLVLKKNREKAVSKTTKKQPPKKEAKFYSAEQINEMIQRKAYEIYLKRSGKPGDHISDWLVAEKLVKSEIKRI
- a CDS encoding glycosyltransferase family 4 protein, which produces MKVLMITWEFPPFIAGGLGMACYGIAKSLLSEGVEIDLILPTKEEVYFPLRKPDDADLLPLEFLDPARKKQLKIESYASLSEKLKLVGVSAYPESYLTPGFDFESFIEYVWSMNFRMERSEVDRLRAHLRGDEPIFRKVQELAFRVLSHVQKMSFDVIHAHDWLTYPAGIAAKGLTGKPLVSHIHATEFDRAGGVGDDRIHNIEYQGLNAADRVVSVSQYTASMIMNRYRIDNRKIRVVRNAYSVSQNVENEKKRLFKDPLVLFLGRITLQKGPDYFVEVAERVLKRFPKVRFIMAGTGDMFSRMLKRSAVKRLGDRFLFSGFLNRDQVERILSATDMFVMPSVSEPFGIVPLEAMAFGSLAILSKQSGVSEVVENAFKVDFWDVDKTADIIVRMLENPNEMRRIAMAGKEEVLAIGWKKAAQELVSVYREF